The genomic stretch TgcttaaaaaccatgttacgagatcttcgCACTACAAAgagctataatattattatacgttattatatatcactATCATATTAACACCATAATTAACTAACACGATTATATCCAATCATTATGTAACACTCGACAATGCCATTTGTGCATTCGTAGCTGAGAGCTATACTATAAGCAACTTACGCTATACCATATAGCCTGGAGTATagaagactgtaaaaccataGATAAATGTATAACCAATATGATGTAAAGATAGCACTGCTGCAATAATCCATAAAACCAGAGACTGCAAAACCTTCAAAACCGTGAATACTAATTATCCAGCATGAATTATACTCTCCTCCGTAACGCCGTATCGTAGGCAACACGCGCAACGTTTTGAAGGCAATGCAGATCTCCAATGTGGAGCCATACAGAGCTTCATCTAGAGAACACATTAGGAAACTTACCGACGAAACGATTGAAGGTAAATCAACTCGCAATAAACTCAAAGATGCATACGTGGCAACACCCAATAACAGGCAACCAACAaacattaaaatttattatgaattatatacaataacttccaaacgcgtttttctcgaaacacgATTTTTCCAAATTGCTGCCATAATATCTCAAAAACTGGTTGATCGATTCTGCTCAAATTTATACAGCATGTTCAGTCCATATATAACTACAAGTTAATCTAAAATAATTGAGATTACTTctttagttttctttttaccaGCTTAATAGACCCGGTTACGAGAAGAAGCACGGCTGCAAATTCAACCTGTGTTACATCCTCGATCTCCTCTGCCCCTACCCACtagttttatcttttttattacctcttaatttaatacatttatattttatatttttatcttttacttttatttttgcgtctCCGTATGCATTGCATGCATACGGCTCTCTTTATCACCTTTTTATAACTTCTGGAAATGAACACGTGCAACAGATAGATCCGTATGGGTCTATCTCAAGTGTCTGTTTGGGCAATATTGGCCCGAACATTAAAATAAGGAtatctttattatatacaaacataAAACGGAAATTCCTACCCGCACGTGTGGTAAAGGCGGGATAGTTAATGATAAAGTCTCATGCTACACCGTACCCGATGGGCGGGGGTAGTCTTGACGAAtagaaaaactcaaaattttatcaggcccTCCTGATTGGTCCAGCATCCCTTAAGGATACTGGTAACCAATCAGGAAGTAGTTCAGACAAGACCACCCGAATCTTTTAAAAGAGAGTAGTGAATGAGTAGTCAAAACGGTAGTCGATCAGTAGTCAGTCAGCTTTTAAGAAGAAGTCTTTCTCTcagttttttattacaaaatccAATCACGTCAAGCGCTGAGCGAACTCCGCGTTATTTTACTCAAACACAAACTTCCTTTCTACCATAGTACATAACTAACctcatttttatcgaataaacgtataattgtaattaaaccCATATCGAGTGTAAACCAGTCATTTAATACCGTATACCTCCTCGCCGAGCACGCAGAGCCGCCCCACAGAGCCCGAAAATCAACTGCTAACAACAAAGGTAAGTGATAGTCCAAGAGCCCGTGAGTGCCAGACCTTCGGATTTTTAtaaaagctgaaaatttttctatgtGTGTCCCTAGTACAGGTAAGAATGATCCCCACCCATGAAGCTGAGGCAGCGGTGGCTTTGGCAGGTAACAGGTAACAAAggtgtataaaattccatctcaaatttatcataaaataaaactgaatttttttatatttgattcataataatatcaaaacTCGCGTTGCTCATTGCCAGACAGTTGGTATGGTTGCAACCCTCTGCCGGACACCCTTAAActgttataatttataattatacttacgttatattataaaacctaaattttatatataatgtttTGGGGGCCTATTAATCTATGTTTACATAATAGCCGGACAGTTTCGACGGTTCTATCATCTTGCCAGACGCATTCAAAGTGAGCAGTAGTTCGGAGAGCAAGAAGCGTATACAGTAACTAGTGCGAGTGAGACAGAGCGCTTGGTCTATTGCGGCCCTTCACTGCGCATCAGCTGCTGTTTATTGTACCTATCTGGTGAACGGCTATGCTCATAataaatgtattatttttctgtgcagtttataaaataaatgtgaTCAGTTGTAATAAAGTGCTATCATGAGTGACGAAAAAATAGTTTGCTTTGTTTGTAAGAAAAGTGATgaacatataataatattttctgaggaaactttaaaaaaatgccaGACTATTCttaaattacgaaaaatacaTAACCTAAAGTACAGAGACATTATTTTACCCAGCGAATACACCGAGAGTGGTTATCACAGAGTATGTTACAAGGTATTTACAGGtcttatgaaaaaatatttcacctcTCAACCATTGagtgctgaaaaaaaaaaggaaaaaaacaaggGAGTTGTGTAATTACAAGCAACTCATCTTCAACCTTGTCGTCAATACGAGATTTGAGTTCTGAACTACCTGATCCACAGTCTCCGTCAACAGAATCTTCATCTCAACTAATTTCACTATCCCAGTCCACAGAAACACAACCTTCGACATCTGAAAATGAATCTCATTTACAGTCTGTATCCACAGAATCTCCCACGACATCTCAGCCAGCTCCAATTTGTGAATCAATAGATCTACAATCTGCAACTCTTCAAGATATTTCTGACGTTTTTGAACCAGAAGttagtgataataattttgtatCTCAAGATGTTAATATTTCGACTGATAATATTGctggtaaaaatgataacgaagttgtttgtatattttgtaataaaaagaagaaaaaagtgcgATCGAGAATGCTTCCGCTTCATGCAGCTGATGTTCAGCAATTTAAAGATAGTGTCAAACCTAATATTGAAAGTCATAAAGAGTTTAcagatttttctaataaattgGATAATTTTTCTGGCTCAAAAATCTATTATCATACTGAATGCCGAGTTGATTTTAATAATAAGTTATCTTCATTAAAAGCAACGCCTAGCAAAAAGGAGTGGCATTATCACCGGGAGTATCatcaaacagtttttaatgaaattagtACAATCATTAAAGAAGACGTGATTAAAAAAGGGCGGTGTTTTTTATTAGTGTATTTACATGAATCATATATCgatttattagaaaaaatttttcaagaaaattctaTTCAAATGACAGCTACTTTCACAGCACACCaccttgaagaaaaaattttaaaagtatTCTCTAAGGATATAAAATTCTTTACTgttcgtaataaaaaaatactagCTCCAAAATATCTAGAAGCCATCGATGATTCAGTACTGGATAATTTACAACaagaaaacattttacaaaaatctgcattgattctgagaaaaataatactccaaatagaaaaaataaaattaccaacaaaaaatataacatcACAGCATTTAATATCCGGAGAAGTTTCAATACCAGAAGAATTATCAGACTTTTATTCTACCCTTCTTGGTGGATGTAACCAAAAACGAAAGACTGGCCAAAAATGTTCTCGTCTAGTTCGTTCTTATTGTCAAGATGTTATTTTCGGAGTTCATGATGGTCGAGTTAAAACGTCGAAGCATATCATGTTAGGTATGACTCTAAAAAGCTTAACAAGCagcagaaaaataattgacattATAAACAGATATGGACACTGCATTAGTTATCAAGGCGTTGAAGAATTAGAAACTGAAACTACATTTACATCAATGAAAAAGTCTAGCTTATGtccagaaaaaattaaaaaaaaaccagagcTTTTTACTGGTGTGGCATACGATAATTTTGATCGTTTCGTTGAAACTTCTAGTGGTAAGGATACTTTACACGACACAGTCGGAATAATATACCAAAATATCGATGCAGATACAACTGACGAGCCTGAGATGTCCGaagtttcaagtgaaaatacttcgccaaataaaaaaagaagaagaagaacatttgatgaaataaatatagatGAAATGCCATACCCTAAGAAACCCAAAATGACGAGTGAGTTACAATTATCAGTTGATGATATAGAATGTATAGACTCTCAAATAAACACGGAAATTGACAACATATGGATGATTAGTCACGCTTTAGAATTACCTGACGTACCTATGTGGGTTGGTTTCAATAGTCGGATTGATGATCAAGATAGTCCACAACAACATATATCTTACTTGACGCCGATAAATGCATCTCCAACCAGTACATCAATCGTATTAGAAACTATGAAACAAAGCCAAAAAATAGCTGAAGATTTACAGCAACCCTACATACAGGTAACCTACGATCTAGCTATAGCTAAAGTAGCGTTACAAATACAAGCTACAGAAAATCCAAcatttgataatttattcattcatttagGACCATTTCATATAATGATGGCTTACTTCAAAGCTATCGGTAAAGTAATTAGTGATTGTGGGTTGACTACGGTAATGGTTGAGAGTAGTTTGCTGGCAAACGGTTCAGTTAATGGGTTTTTAGATGGAAAACACTTTAATCGCTGCAAAAGATTGCATCCTTTAGTAGCATTAGGACTAGAAATACTACATTTTAAgtcatttttacaaaatgatAACATTACTTTAACTGAGGATATAATAGATGAAGTTAAGAGACtccaaaattgtaaaatttctttgtttgaaattgaaaatgatggCCTTAAAGAGCTGATGAATAACTACGGTATCTACAAACAACAAACccttaagggagctttccagtgtgaaattttcaaaaaatcgatttttttttttttgctttatcgaatagtatacactcttccgaatattccctgaaattttcatgccgaaattcagattatttcggttactgtacagcattttttggaagaaggcaacggagcgctacagctgccgcgtcggccgtctgcccgtgcgactgttatttctattgtctcgttcctacctgcacgtacatgaacttggctcgccaattgtcgaaaatgtgaattcggactattgcataatttgccgttaattagccgtaaattagtcgcgcgacttatttttttgtcgcactcaattttcaaaaaaaaagcggatggcgtgctaaattcttgaaaatcaatcaatcactgtgtgtggcaactagccccaaagcacgtattctgcggcaagcagatagcagaaatcgctacgcagtgtgctgtgtgcaccttcaatgaaggttacgacccaattttaaaaattttggagacGACGGGATGCACGATAGGGCCGAGCGCCGCAGATTTCGCcgctaagtacaagaatgcgcGCATCATCCAAGCAAACCGCCAGGCGTCCCTGGACAGCAAAGAGGCGAGGACAGCTCGTCGGACTGAACAATCCATTGAGcacgatcttttcgaagaagcagaagggatattgtacggacctggcatcgctgattgaccgtaagtaaacgatttatgtaaaatttcctgacttgaaactttgaacgcgtttttctcgaaacagcatttttcaaaacggtgtccaacttggagggcagagttttaaagctatcgagttgaattttttacacaatattcttaacgtcattgtttatcgtgctatggaagcttttttttttttttttgacatcttcctatttttttgtaaaaaaaactgccaaaaaaaatgctaaaatcgatactttttgttcaaaccggcgccatttttgcaaaaagaaaaaaaaagaaaaaagcctccatagcacgaaagccaattatataccgatcaataatctttttgtgttttttgtttcagatcaaaattgtgacccccaacgtggacaccacatccaagtgcattttctgcaacaattgtttcatcatttttatagatattaattaataaataaatcgatctttaaaaaattgtttagtattcttcaatacccaattaatatacaaaaaaaaaaaccagaccgattagatcattttttctttaaaaaaaaaaatcgcgaaaaacagcgattttttgggctgtcacactggaaagctcccttaacGGGGAGCATGGTAAAACGTCACAATTTTatctaatatatataaaccTTATACATCATTACTTGGACTTATCTCGAAGTATTCGTActggaaattttcaactctttAAATCAGTGTTACCTAAAATTAcaagcattttttttgtattgaaTCAACAAAACTATGCTAGGTGGAGCGTCAAATATTATGATAGTCTACTGAGAGTTGATAAAACTCATCCTGATTTGTATGAAGGATTCCTAAAAGGCTGTTTTGGAATTAAAAGAACTACCAAGCCATTTTCGAGACAACCTATTGACCTGGTTCTAGAGCAAACTATAAATGCAGAAGCTGCAAGAAGGCTGACAGGTGTTATACACTTCACTAACTCAATTTCGGCGCGACAACGGTGGGCTCGAAACCATGATGTAAGATCTACAATTATAAGTCAAGTTTATCTTGAACTTGGACTACAAAAACATCAAGATATTTCAACAGATTTGAATCCCCATAATATCAGGAAAAACGCCAAACAACTACAACAATTTGTCGCAACTTTCGATCAATTTATCAATCCTTTTAGTTTAGAAGTTCCCAAAGACCAATTAGTAAATATTTCATCAGGAAAGTCCGCATCACTGCCAGTAGAAGAATTTCTATTAAATTTAGAAGCTAATGGCGATAGCCTCCGAAGAACATTCATTTCTGAATGCCAATCTGATATTACGCGATTTGAAAAAGCTATTAAAAAAACAtctattaataatttttctaaagattatgaaaaaaaaaaaattaaagtcggtggaaaaattcaagaagTTAAAATTCAAAGGGATTTATTTGGACGTATGCTGGGAATCTCAATGGATTACAGCATTgacatttcaaaaatcttaTCCTACCCGATTACTTCAGTACCATTGTCAATGTGTCATTTGGATGGGACCATTTGCAAGACCGATAAATCTGCTTTGATGAAATGTTTAGAGAAAGAGGTCGAGCATGAAGAGCCATCTCAAATTGATATTCTAATAATTGACGGTTTCTTTTTGTTACATACTATGAAAAATGTTCCTAGAAAATTTGGAGGcatttctaaaaaaatgttgcagaTGGTAACTCAATTAAAAGCGTCAAGAATTGATGTCATTTTCGACCAGTATTTTACCCCATCGATAAAAGGATACGAACGTTCTATGCGATTTGAATCTGCACAATTGGAGTATACTATTGCTGGGCCTGAACAAGTCCGTCCTAGTGACTTTGtcaaagaattaaaaaattctaatttcaAAGAAGCTctagttgatttttttattttacactgGGCTTCTGACGAAATGGCGCCGTTTATtggcaataaaataatacatataaatttcagaaaatgtcATTCGTTTACTGTTAATGAGGCCAACAAAGTGATGTCAAGTATAAATGAGGAATTGTCTTGCCCAGAGCATGAAGAAGCAGACAACAAAATAGTGTACCACGCGTGTAAAATTAACTACGAAGCAAATATTGTGATTCGAACTGTTGACACCGATGTTGCTGCTATAATGCTAAGTCATATGCATCGTCTTAATGATGGATCACATGTTTGGATGCTTACAGGAGCTGGAAATAATTTAAGATATGTGGACCTAACTAAAATACACGCCAAATTAGGAGAATCTATTTGCAGAAGCTTACCTGGACTACACGCTTTCACAGGATGTGATTACAATCCTGCATTTTACAGAAAAGCAAAATTGAAACCGtataaattgttaaaaaaatatgtagaatTTCAACTAGCATTCATGAAGTTTGGTGACAGCAAAATCATCGAAAATAACAATGAACAAGTATTAATCTTCGATATAATTCAAAGTTTTATATGCTATCTATACAATATGAATGATATCAACGATGTTGATGCTGCTAGGCTACAAATGTTTATTAATTCGTATACAGTATCTGATGTGAACGAAGCttttaatcgaaaaaagttgcaaaatttCGATGCTAGCTGTTTACCACCTTGCAAAAGTGAGCTATTGCAGCAATTTTTGCGAGCGAATTACATATGTAGCATATGGAACAACGCTCACTTACAAAAGCCAACAGCATATAAACCAGTAAATAATGGTTGGATACTGGAAAATGACCACTACTATTTCAAATGGTTTGAAGGAGATCAATTACCGAATTATGTCAGCGAATCTCTAAAAACAGTTCCAggtatttgataattatgttaaattattgtatattaattttggtctatttgtaattaaattaacTTGGTTTTTTTACAATTGCAGAAAACAATGAAGAAGGCGATATTGAAGACGATCAATCCACAGAATGGAATAATAGTGACGAGGAATATGGATGTattgacgacgacgatgaaaatgatgaaaatgtttAAAGATTTAAtcaaaatagatgtatttccctgtaacttttttatttaaaaaaaaatttgccctttgatataataaacaataaaatttgatttacttTAATTCATTGACTTTACAATTTTgatagaattgaaaataataaactttcgtaaaaatgaaaaataatataaataaaattattacagtttCGATATGATTGAAGTTGTATTAGAACAATTTTACTGAGtattgttttaaatatttgttattcaaactgtaaaaatttatttaatgaaatttcttgattaaaaaaaaaataaactgcaCAATTTGAACTTAATAACAGTGGATGCGCAGTGAAGGGCCGCAATAGACCAAGCGCTCTGTCTCACTCGCACTAGTTACTGTATACGCTTCTTGCTCTCCGAACTACTGCTCACTTTGAATGCGTCTGGCAAGATGATAGAACCGTCGAAACTGTCCGGCTATTATGTAAACATAGATTAATAGGCCCCCAaaacattatatataaaatttaggttttataatataacgtaagtataattataaattataacagTTTAAGGGTGTCCGGCAGAGGGTTGCAACCATACCAACTGTCTGGCAATGAGCAACGCGAgttttgatattattatgaatcaaatataaaaaaattcagttttattttatgataaatttgagatggaattttatacaccTTTGTTACCTGTTACCTGCCAAAGCCACCGCTGCCTCAGCTTCATGGGTGGGGATCATTCTTACCTGTACTAGGGACACacatagaaaaattttcagcttttaTAAAAATCCGAAGGTCTGGCACTCACGGGCTCTTGCTCTATTGACAAAATCTAAAGAAGGAGATCGTTCTGCGCAAAGATCGACACCTATAAAAACGGCGACCGATCATCGGATCGTCCTCTTGGTTTCTACC from Neodiprion virginianus isolate iyNeoVirg1 chromosome 3, iyNeoVirg1.1, whole genome shotgun sequence encodes the following:
- the LOC124299714 gene encoding uncharacterized protein LOC124299714 isoform X2; the protein is MSDEKIVCFVCKKSDEHIIIFSEETLKKCQTILKLRKIHNLKYRDIILPSEYTESGYHRVCYKSVSTESPTTSQPAPICESIDLQSATLQDISDVFEPEVSDNNFVSQDVNISTDNIAGKNDNEVVCIFCNKKKKKVRSRMLPLHAADVQQFKDSVKPNIESHKEFTDFSNKLDNFSGSKIYYHTECRVDFNNKLSSLKATPSKKEWHYHREYHQTVFNEISTIIKEDVIKKGRCFLLVYLHESYIDLLEKIFQENSIQMTATFTAHHLEEKILKVFSKDIKFFTVRNKKILAPKYLEAIDDSVLDNLQQENILQKSALILRKIILQIEKIKLPTKNITSQHLISGEVSIPEELSDFYSTLLGGCNQKRKTGQKCSRLVRSYCQDVIFGVHDGRVKTSKHIMLDTTDEPEMSEVSSENTSPNKKRRRRTFDEINIDEMPYPKKPKMTSELQLSVDDIECIDSQINTEIDNIWMISHALELPDVPMWVGFNSRIDDQDSPQQHISYLTPINASPTSTSIVLETMKQSQKIAEDLQQPYIQVTYDLAIAKVALQIQATENPTFDNLFIHLGPFHIMMAYFKAIGKVISDCGLTTVMVESSLLANGSVNGFLDGKHFNRCKRLHPLVALGLEILHFKSFLQNDNITLTEDIIDEVKRLQNCKISLFEIENDGLKELMNNYGIYKQQTLNGEHGKTSQFYLIYINLIHHYLDLSRSIRTGNFQLFKSVLPKITSIFFVLNQQNYARWSVKYYDSLLRVDKTHPDLYEGFLKGCFGIKRTTKPFSRQPIDLVLEQTINAEAARRLTGVIHFTNSISARQRWARNHDVRSTIISQVYLELGLQKHQDISTDLNPHNIRKNAKQLQQFVATFDQFINPFSLEVPKDQLVNISSGKSASLPVEEFLLNLEANGDSLRRTFISECQSDITRFEKAIKKTSINNFSKDYEKKKIKVGGKIQEVKIQRDLFGRMLGISMDYSIDISKILSYPITSVPLSMCHLDGTICKTDKSALMKCLEKEVEHEEPSQIDILIIDGFFLLHTMKNVPRKFGGISKKMLQMVTQLKASRIDVIFDQYFTPSIKGYERSMRFESAQLEYTIAGPEQVRPSDFVKELKNSNFKEALVDFFILHWASDEMAPFIGNKIIHINFRKCHSFTVNEANKVMSSINEELSCPEHEEADNKIVYHACKINYEANIVIRTVDTDVAAIMLSHMHRLNDGSHVWMLTGAGNNLRYVDLTKIHAKLGESICRSLPGLHAFTGCDYNPAFYRKAKLKPYKLLKKYVEFQLAFMKFGDSKIIENNNEQVLIFDIIQSFICYLYNMNDINDVDAARLQMFINSYTVSDVNEAFNRKKLQNFDASCLPPCKSELLQQFLRANYICSIWNNAHLQKPTAYKPVNNGWILENDHYYFKWFEGDQLPNYVSESLKTVPENNEEGDIEDDQSTEWNNSDEEYGCIDDDDENDENV
- the LOC124299714 gene encoding uncharacterized protein LOC124299714 isoform X1 — translated: MSDEKIVCFVCKKSDEHIIIFSEETLKKCQTILKLRKIHNLKYRDIILPSEYTESGYHRVCYKSVSTESPTTSQPAPICESIDLQSATLQDISDVFEPEVSDNNFVSQDVNISTDNIAGKNDNEVVCIFCNKKKKKVRSRMLPLHAADVQQFKDSVKPNIESHKEFTDFSNKLDNFSGSKIYYHTECRVDFNNKLSSLKATPSKKEWHYHREYHQTVFNEISTIIKEDVIKKGRCFLLVYLHESYIDLLEKIFQENSIQMTATFTAHHLEEKILKVFSKDIKFFTVRNKKILAPKYLEAIDDSVLDNLQQENILQKSALILRKIILQIEKIKLPTKNITSQHLISGEVSIPEELSDFYSTLLGGCNQKRKTGQKCSRLVRSYCQDVIFGVHDGRVKTSKHIMLGMTLKSLTSSRKIIDIINRYGHCISYQGVEELETETTFTSMKKSSLCPEKIKKKPELFTGVAYDNFDRFVETSSGKDTLHDTVGIIYQNIDADTTDEPEMSEVSSENTSPNKKRRRRTFDEINIDEMPYPKKPKMTSELQLSVDDIECIDSQINTEIDNIWMISHALELPDVPMWVGFNSRIDDQDSPQQHISYLTPINASPTSTSIVLETMKQSQKIAEDLQQPYIQVTYDLAIAKVALQIQATENPTFDNLFIHLGPFHIMMAYFKAIGKVISDCGLTTVMVESSLLANGSVNGFLDGKHFNRCKRLHPLVALGLEILHFKSFLQNDNITLTEDIIDEVKRLQNCKISLFEIENDGLKELMNNYGIYKQQTLNGEHGKTSQFYLIYINLIHHYLDLSRSIRTGNFQLFKSVLPKITSIFFVLNQQNYARWSVKYYDSLLRVDKTHPDLYEGFLKGCFGIKRTTKPFSRQPIDLVLEQTINAEAARRLTGVIHFTNSISARQRWARNHDVRSTIISQVYLELGLQKHQDISTDLNPHNIRKNAKQLQQFVATFDQFINPFSLEVPKDQLVNISSGKSASLPVEEFLLNLEANGDSLRRTFISECQSDITRFEKAIKKTSINNFSKDYEKKKIKVGGKIQEVKIQRDLFGRMLGISMDYSIDISKILSYPITSVPLSMCHLDGTICKTDKSALMKCLEKEVEHEEPSQIDILIIDGFFLLHTMKNVPRKFGGISKKMLQMVTQLKASRIDVIFDQYFTPSIKGYERSMRFESAQLEYTIAGPEQVRPSDFVKELKNSNFKEALVDFFILHWASDEMAPFIGNKIIHINFRKCHSFTVNEANKVMSSINEELSCPEHEEADNKIVYHACKINYEANIVIRTVDTDVAAIMLSHMHRLNDGSHVWMLTGAGNNLRYVDLTKIHAKLGESICRSLPGLHAFTGCDYNPAFYRKAKLKPYKLLKKYVEFQLAFMKFGDSKIIENNNEQVLIFDIIQSFICYLYNMNDINDVDAARLQMFINSYTVSDVNEAFNRKKLQNFDASCLPPCKSELLQQFLRANYICSIWNNAHLQKPTAYKPVNNGWILENDHYYFKWFEGDQLPNYVSESLKTVPENNEEGDIEDDQSTEWNNSDEEYGCIDDDDENDENV
- the LOC124299714 gene encoding uncharacterized protein LOC124299714 isoform X3; amino-acid sequence: MSDEKIVCFVCKKSDEHIIIFSEETLKKCQTILKLRKIHNLKYRDIILPSEYTESGYHRVCYKSVSTESPTTSQPAPICESIDLQSATLQDISDVFEPEVSDNNFVSQDVNISTDNIAGKNDNEVVCIFCNKKKKKVRSRMLPLHAADVQQFKDSVKPNIESHKEFTDFSNKLDNFSGSKIYYHTECRVDFNNKLSSLKATPSKKEWHYHREYHQTVFNEISTIIKEDVIKKGRCFLLVYLHESYIDLLEKIFQENSIQMTATFTAHHLEEKILKVFSKDIKFFTVRNKKILAPKYLEAIDDSVLDNLQQENILQKSALILRKIILQIEKIKLPTKNITSQHLISGEVSIPEELSDFYSTLLGGCNQKRKTGQKCSRLVRSYCQDVIFGVHDGRVKTSKHIMLGMTLKSLTSSRKIIDIINRYGHCISYQGVEELETETTFTSMKKSSLCPEKIKKKPELFTGVAYDNFDRFVETSSGKDTLHDTVGIIYQNIDADTTDEPEMSEVSSENTSPNKKRRRRTFDEINIDEMPYPKKPKMTSELQLSVDDIECIDSQINTEIDNIWMISHALELPDVPMWVGFNSRIDDQDSPQQHISYLTPINASPTSTSIVLETMKQSQKIAEDLQQPYIQVTYDLAIAKVALQIQATENPTFDNLFIHLGPFHIMMAYFKAIGKVISDCGLTTVMVESSLLANGSVNGFLDGKHFNRCKRLHPLVALGLEILHFKSFLQNDNITLTEDIIDEVKRLQNCKISLFEIENDGLKELMNNYGIYKQQTLNGEHGKTSQFYLIYINLIHHYLDLSRSIRTGNFQLFKSVLPKITSIFFVLNQQNYARWSVKYYDSLLRVDKTHPDLYEGFLKGCFGIKRTTKPFSRQPIDLVLEQTINAEAARRLTGVIHFTNSISARQRWARNHDVRSTIISQVYLELGLQKHQDISTDLNPHNIRKNAKQLQQFVATFDQFINPFSLEVPKDQLVNISSGKSASLPVEEFLLNLEANGDSLRRTFISECQSDITRFEKAIKKTSINNFSKDYEKKKIKVGGKIQEVKIQRDLFGRMLGISMDYSIDISKILSYPITSVPLSMCHLDGTICKTDKSALMKCLEKEVEHEEPSQIDILIIDGFFLLHTMKNVPRKFGGISKKMLQMVTQLKASRIDVIFDQYFTPSIKGYERSMRFESAQLEYTIAGPEQVRPSDFVKELKNSNFKEALVDFFILHWASDEMAPFIGNKIIHINFRKCHSFTVNEANKVMSSINEELSCPEHEEADNKIVYHACKINYEANIVIRTVDTDVAAIMLSHMHRLNDGSHVWMLTGAGNNLRYVDLTKIHAKLGESICRSLPGLHAFTGCDYNPAFYRKAKLKPYKLLKKYVEFQLAFMKFGDSKIIENNNEQYLM